CAACTCGGGCCGGATGTACACCGGGGCGGGATCTCAGCCCTTGTTGGCCGCCGCGGCCGCGTGGGGTGAGGTCGCCAACGAATTGCAGCAGGCGGCCGTCTCTTACTCGTCGGTGATCTCATCGCTGACCAGTGGGCCGTGGTTAGGCCCGACGTCGCTGAGCATGGCGGCCGCCGTTGCCCCCTATCTGGCCTGGATGCAGAGCACCGCGGCGCAGGCCGCCGAGACCGCCGACCAGGCCGGCGCCGCCGCCAGCGCCTACGAGACGGCATTCGCGTCGCATGTGCCGCCGGCTGAGATCGCCGCGAACCGTCTCCAATTGGCGCAGCTCGCCGCGACCAACATCATCGGTCAGAACAACGCGGCGATCGCGGCCACCGAGGCCCAGTACGGCGAGATGTGGGCACAGGACGCCCTGGCGATGGATACCTACGCGGCCTCGTCGGCGGCCGCCACCAAGCTGACGCCCTACACCGAACCGCCACCGACCACGAACAGCGCGGGTAACGCGGCGCAATCGGCAGCCGTGACTCAAGCCGCTGCCACCCAGGCCGGATCCAGCGCGCAAACAGTCGCGGACGCCACGACATACACCGGTTCGCCACTGCTGCAATGGCTGGCCAACCTGAGCACCGACTACACCAGCACCCTCAACGGCTTGCTGAACAGCCTGTTCGGCCCCTCCGGGGCGTCGACGTACTCGGCGCTGTTCTCTGCGGTCAAAGCGCCCGTCTCGTTCAGCACGCAGTTCAACGACATCGGCCTGCTCACCAACTTCCCGGTATCGCAGTTCCTCAAGTTCAGTCCGGCCCCCGGCTTCGGACTGCCGCCGAAAGCGGGGCTGGGTGGTGGGCTGCTCGGCCCGTGGTACGGCCGAGGATGGCTGACTGGCTCCGTCTCGGCCAGCATGGGAGACACCGGCACCCTGGTCGGGAAGCTGTCCGTCCCACCGAGTTGGGCGGCGGCCACCCCGACCGTCAGAACCGTCGCCGGGGCGCTGTCCGCCGCCGGGACGCAGGCCGTGCCGGCGACCGCACTTGGCGAGGTCGGGTTGTTCAGCTCGATGTCCATGGCCGGGATGCTCGGCAGCGCGGTAGGCGCCGGCGCGCCAACTGTCGCTTCGGCCAACGGTGTTCGTGGTCGGATCACCCCACTGAAAGACCTCAAGGATTCCAACGGCAAACACTCCCCCGAGCAGCTCAAACGGATGGTCGCACAGATCTCGGAGAAACCCGAGAGCGTGCAGCATCACCACGTCGACCAAGAGGGGCTGGACAGCCTGCTCGAGCAACTGGCCAAGGTGCCCGGGGTCCATGCCGTTCACCTATCCAAGGGCGGCAGGGCGAAAGTCAGTCCGACCGAACATATTTAGAATAAAGGAGGT
This genomic stretch from Mycobacterium paraterrae harbors:
- a CDS encoding PPE family protein, with amino-acid sequence MFYAAFPPEINSGRMYTGAGSQPLLAAAAAWGEVANELQQAAVSYSSVISSLTSGPWLGPTSLSMAAAVAPYLAWMQSTAAQAAETADQAGAAASAYETAFASHVPPAEIAANRLQLAQLAATNIIGQNNAAIAATEAQYGEMWAQDALAMDTYAASSAAATKLTPYTEPPPTTNSAGNAAQSAAVTQAAATQAGSSAQTVADATTYTGSPLLQWLANLSTDYTSTLNGLLNSLFGPSGASTYSALFSAVKAPVSFSTQFNDIGLLTNFPVSQFLKFSPAPGFGLPPKAGLGGGLLGPWYGRGWLTGSVSASMGDTGTLVGKLSVPPSWAAATPTVRTVAGALSAAGTQAVPATALGEVGLFSSMSMAGMLGSAVGAGAPTVASANGVRGRITPLKDLKDSNGKHSPEQLKRMVAQISEKPESVQHHHVDQEGLDSLLEQLAKVPGVHAVHLSKGGRAKVSPTEHI